Proteins co-encoded in one Aspergillus luchuensis IFO 4308 DNA, chromosome 6, nearly complete sequence genomic window:
- the chsC gene encoding chitin synthase C (CAZy:GT2_Chitin_synth;~COG:M;~EggNog:ENOG410Q28A;~InterPro:IPR029044,IPR004835,IPR004834,IPR013616;~PFAM:PF01644,PF08407;~TransMembrane:8 (o521-540i552-575o609-626i638-663o683-709i721-739o819-839i860-881o);~go_function: GO:0004100 - chitin synthase activity [Evidence IEA];~go_function: GO:0016758 - transferase activity, transferring hexosyl groups [Evidence IEA];~go_process: GO:0006031 - chitin biosynthetic process [Evidence IEA]): protein MGTPTHPYSAHSPRESESSYFSHTSPPHGLQTYHSEQHEHDEQEQSLLERNNSSHYGTPFDDPAVSTDSIRRYTLHDDGPAVFAAPPYQESEAASENTFRARSNGDKASREGSRAGALRRYGTRKINLVQGSVLSIDYPVPSAIQNAIQPQYRDAEEAFSEEFTHMRYTAATCDPDEFTLRNGYNLRPAIYNRHTELLIAITYYNEDKVLTARTLHGVMQNIRDIVNLKKSEFWNKGGPAWQKIVVCLVFDGIEPCDKNTLDVLATIGIYQDGVMKKDVDGRETVAHVFEYTTQLSVTPTQQLIRPQGNESTNFPPVQMIFCLKQKNSKKINSHRWLFNAFSRILNPEVVILLDAGTKPGHKSLLALWEAFYNDKTLGGACGEIHAMLGQGWRKVVNPLVAAQNFEYKISNILDKPLESAFGYVSVLPGAFSAYRYRAIMGRPLEQYFHGDHTLSKRLGKKGIDGMNIFKKNMFLAEDRILCFELVAKAGFKWHLSYVKASKGETDVPEGVAEFISQRRRWLNGSFAAGLYSIMHFGRIYRSGHSIIRMFFLHIQMLYNVCQLIMTWFSLASYWLTSSVIMDLVGTPSTSNKNKGWPWGNDASPIVNNFVKYGYVWVLTLQFIMALGNRPKGVKIPYILSYLYFSLVQLYVLILSFYLVVGAFNGGMMDFNFDEGVGTFLSSFFSSSGGGIVLIALVSTYGIYIIASVLYMDPWHIITSSWAYFLGMTTSINILMVYAFCNWHDVSWGTKGSDKAEALPSAQTKKDDDNKQNFIEEIDKPQADIDSQFEATVKRALSPWIEPEEEGGKSLDDAYRNFRTVLVCLWVFSNLLVTLLITATGVDKMCLTNTSTTRTSWYFEVILWITAGLSLFRFIGSLWFLGRSGILCCVSRR from the exons ATGGGTACGCCGACACATCCATACTCGGCCCATTCGCCGCGGGAAAGCGAAAGCAGCTACTTCTCCCACACGTCTCCCCCCCATGGT CTCCAAACTTACCACTCCGAGCAACATGAGCACGACGAGCAGGAACAGTCTCTGCTGGAGCGCAACAATTCCAGCCACTACGGCACGCCCTTCGATGACCCTGCCGTGTCGACAGACTCCATCCGTCGCTACACTCTGCACGACGACGGTCCTGCGGTCTTCGCCGCGCCCCCTTACCAAGAATCCGAAGCCGCTTCCGAAAACACCTTCCGTGCCCGGAGCAATGGCGACAAGGCTTCCCGTGAAGGGAGTCGCGCGGGTGCCCTGCGCCGTTACGGAACGAGAAAGATCAACCTGGTGCAAGGTTCCGTCCTGAGTATTGACTACCCGGTGCCGAGTGCCATCCAGAACGCCATCCAGCCCCAATACCGGGATGCGGAGGAGGCCTTCTCCGAAGAATTCACACACATGAGAT ACACGGCCGCCACCTGTGATCCCGACGAGTTCACCCTGCGCAACGGTTACAATCTCCGGCCGGCTATCTATAACCGGCATACCGAGTTGCTGATCGCCATCACCTACTACAACGAAGACAAGGTCTTGACCGCGCGTACCCTTCACGGTGTCATGCAGAACATCCGTGATATTGTCAACTTGAAGAAATCCGAGTTCTGGAACAAGGGTGGCCCTGCTTGGCAGAAGATCGTGGTCTGTTTGGTTTTCGATGGTATTGAGCCCTGCGACAAAAACACACTGGATGTGTTGGCGACGATTGGTATCTACCAGGATGGAGTCATGAAGAAGGACGTTGACGGGCGGGAAACCGTCGCCCACGTT TTTGAATATACTACCCAATTGTCCGTCACTCCGACGCAGCAGTTGATTCGGCCCCAGGGCAATGAGTCGACCAACTTCCCTCCGGTGCAGATGATCTTCTGTCTCAAGCAGAAGAATagcaagaagatcaactCCCACCGTTGGCTGTTCAACGCCTTCAGTCGTATCTTGAACCCCGAAGTCGTCATTCTGCTGGATGCCGGTACCAAACCCGGTCATAAATCTCTGCTTGCTCTCTGGGAGGCCTTCTACAATGACAAGACACTCGGTGGAGCCTGTGGTGAGATCCATGCAATGCTGGGACAGGGCTGGCGCAAGGTCGTCAATCCGCTAGTCGCTGCGCAGAACTTCGAGTACAAGATCTCTAATATTCTCGATAAACCCCTGGAGAGTGCTTTCGGTTATGTCAGTGTCTTGCCTGGTGCATTCTCTGCCTATCGGTATCGCGCTATCATGGGCCGTCCGCTGGAACAATACTTCCACGGAGACCATACGTTATCAAAGCGCCTTGGAAAGAAGGGTATTGACGGCATGAATatcttcaagaagaacatgttcTTGGCCGAGGATCGTATTCTCTGCTTCGAATTGGTGGCCAAGGCTGGCTTCAAGTGGCATCTCAGTTACGTCAAGGCGTCCAAGGGTGAGACCGATGTTCCGGAAGGCGTGGCAGAATTCATCAGTCAAAGACGTCGTTGGCTGAACGGTTCTTTTGCCGCTGGTCTGTATTCCATCATGCATTTCGGTCGTATCTACCGCAGCGGTCACAGTATCATTCGCATGTTCTTCCTGCACATTCAGATGCTCTACAACGTGTGTCAACTGATCATGACCTGGTTCTCCCTTGCTTCTTACTGGCTCACTAGTTCCGTCATCATGGATCTGGTGGGTACGCCGTCTACGAGTAACAAGAACAAGGGTTGGCCATGGGGCAACGACGCGTCGCCCATTGTCAACAACTTCGTCAAATACGGTTATGTCTGGGTTCTTACGCTGCAGTTCATCATGGCTTTGGGTAATCGGCCGAAGGGTGTCAAGATTCCTTACATCCTGTCCTACCTTTACTTCTCCCTCGTCCAGTTGTACGTCCTCATCCTGTCATTCTACCTGGTCGTGGGTGCCTTCAACGGTGGTATGATGGACTTCAACTTCGACGAAGGCGTTGGCACATTCCTCTCCTCGTTCTTCAGCTccagcggtggtggtatcgTCCTGATCGCTTTGGTCTCCACCTACGGAATCTACATCATTGCGAGTGTCCTGTATATGGATCCCTGgcacatcatcaccagttCCTGGGCCTACTTCCTGGGTATGACGACTTCGATCAACATCCTGATGGTCTACGCGTTCTGTAACTGGCACGACGTTTCATGGGGTACCAAGGGTTCAGACAAAGCCGAGGCCCTGCCTTCCGCGCAAACCAAGAAGGACGACGACAACAAGCAGAACTTCATCGAGGAAATCGACAAGCCGCAAGCTGATATTGACAGTCAGTTCGAGGCAACGGTGAAGCGGGCTTTGTCGCCGTGGATCGagccagaggaagagggcggCAAGAGTCTGGACGATGCGTACCGCAACTTCCGTACTGTGCTCGTGTGTCTGTGGGTGTTTAGTAACCTGCTCGTGACGCTGTTGATCACCGCCACTGGAGTAGACAAGATGTGTCTGACG aacacctccaccacccgtACATCCTGGTACTTCGAGGTCATTCTGTGGATCACGGCCGGTCTGTCGTTGTTCCGTTTCATCGGCTCGCTGTGGTTCTTGGGCCGGTCGGGTATTCTGTGCTGTGTGTCCCGGCGCTAA
- a CDS encoding uncharacterized protein (COG:M;~EggNog:ENOG410PM6B;~InterPro:IPR036291,IPR001509;~PFAM:PF16363,PF01370;~go_function: GO:0003824 - catalytic activity [Evidence IEA]): MSVICTSEGSSPVPTPLFSAPATPETERDEYFDEPSLRLEDDAPYVLVTGGLGYIGSHTSLELLKAGYNVIIVDDLSNSFDHVFDRILLAAKQHFDRTGGHCPRAELRCIDFRDMPAMRALLASYTVEPSPDINNNSTPSRSRITGVIHFAAFKDVNDSLRNPLKYYHNNVTGLVDLVSLLADHDIKTFIFSSSANVYGTLAQNHGTLREEHCVHQPETYHCASSSEPITSEQGCTGITNPYGRTKWMGEAILSDIAASDPSWTIIGLRYFNPIGCDPSGLLGEDPRGTPSNLVPVVVQVLTGQLPALSVYGTDWATPDGTAIRDFIHVSDVARGHTAALAAALAGKVKTNFRTFNLGTGRGHSVAEVVAAMEGVSHQDIPKRLADRRPGDVQECVAVPKRAACELGWEAEKSLQDACQDLWHSLRGDRVEGMLG, from the coding sequence ATGTCTGTTATTTGTACCTCTGAAGGAAGCTCGCCGGTGCCCACGCCCTTGTTCTCCGCACCTGCGACACCCGAAACCGAGCGGGACGAATACTTTGACGAACCTTCACTGCGCCTAGAAGATGACGCCCCATATGTACTCGTCACCGGGGGACTGGGGTACATCGGCAGCCACACCTCGCTGGAGCTGCTCAAGGCGGGCTACAACGTGATCATCGTGGATGACCTGAGCAATAGCTTCGACCACGTCTTCGACCGGATCCTGCTAGCAGCCAAGCAACACTTCGATCGAACAGGCGGCCACTGTCCGCGAGCCGAGCTGAGATGCATCGATTTTCGCGATATGCCCGCCATGCGCGCTCTACTGGCCTCGTACACAGTGGAGCCATCACCAGACATCAACAATAACAGCACTCCGTCCCGATCGAGAATCACCGGAGTGATCCACTTCGCCGCATTCAAGGACGTCAACGACAGTTTACGCAATCCCCTCAAGTACTACCACAACAACGTCACGGGCTTAGTAGACCTAGTCAGCCTACTCGCAGACCACGACATCAaaaccttcatcttctcctcctcggccaaCGTCTACGGTACATTAGCCCAGAACCACGGCACCTTGCGTGAGGAGCACTGCGTGCACCAACCAGAAACCTACCACTGCGCCTCCTCCAGTGAACCCATAACATCCGAACAAGGCTGCACGGGAATCACAAACCCCTACGGCCGCACGAAATGGATGGGCGAAGCTATTCTCTCCGATATAGCTGCCTCTGATCCATCCTGGACCATTATAGGTCTCCGATACTTCAACCCTATTGGATGCGACCCGTCTGGTCTCCTCGGTGAAGATCCCCGCGGGACACCTTCAAATCTCGTCCCCGTAGTCGTGCAAGTCCTGACGGGCCAGCTGCCAGCTCTATCTGTCTACGGCACAGACTGGGCGACTCCCGATGGCACTGCTATCCGCGACTTCATCCACGTGTCGGACGTGGCGCGCGGACATACAGCAGCCCTGGCGGCCGCGCTGGCGGGAAAGGTGAAGACGAATTTTCGCACGTTTAACCTAGGGACGGGGCGAGGGCATTCTGTTGCTGAGGTGGTCGCCGCTATGGAGGGCGTCAGTCATCAGGATATCCCGAAACGGCTGGCCGATAGGAGGCCGGGGGATGTGCAGGAGTGCGTGGCGGTGCCGAAGAGGGCAGCTTGCGAGTTGGGgtgggaggcggagaagtcGTTGCAGGATGCGTGTCAGGATTTGTGGCATTCGTTGAGGGGGGAtagggtggaggggatgttgggTTGA
- a CDS encoding DUF3431 domain-containing protein (COG:S;~EggNog:ENOG410PVPD;~InterPro:IPR021838;~PFAM:PF11913;~TransMembrane:1 (i9-25o)), whose amino-acid sequence MRRRTRRSLFHLAIFAGILGLILFLNRPSPPGRPFAWTTITYETTAKQLPEARGQCPGLAKTDKPVLVVSRVSADASDWLAPLAEQYHLCVYTADAPPDPRSTHLQVPANRGHEAMGYLTFLIDNYAQLPATGMVFVHGSRWAWHNDAPDYDNAALLAALNISAALAPWGYHNLRCDWSVSTCSPKTPAQGSLELSMQSVLEPWSARTASDVALPGALANLFGKDQISLELESARVQLGRNDAVRAQCCAQFVVSRESVWQHTRDEYIALRQWLLDGSDDAQSGAGGGERRSPSARRAAPRDDRIAGRILSYVWHILFIRRGALHADGGSAAIDLERLNGIACPRADECYCRLYGRCNLGRCNAGSCFGQYQLPPDFKVPAWVTEKGGA is encoded by the coding sequence ATGAGGCGCCGGACCCGTCGCAGTCTCTTCCATCTGGCCATCTTCGCCGGAATCCTcggcctcatcctcttccttaaCCGGCCATCCCCTCCCGGTCGGCCCTTCGCCTGGACCACCATCACCTATGAGACGACCGCAAAGCAACTTCCAGAAGCCCGGGGCCAATGTCCCGGTCTAGCCAAGACAGACAAGCCCGTCCTGGTCGTGTCGCGAGTCTCAGCAGATGCCTCGGACTGGCTCGCACCGCTCGCAGAGCAATATCATCTCTGCGTCTACACAGCAGACGCACCACCAGACCCCCGTAGCACGCACTTGCAAGTGCCCGCTAACCGCGGCCACGAAGCAATGGGCTACCTGACCTTCCTGATCGACAACTATGCCCAACTACCCGCCACGGGGATGGTATTCGTGCACGGGTCCCGCTGGGCCTGGCACAACGATGCGCCAGACTATGACAACGCGGCCCTGTTAGCGGCGTTGAACATCTCGGCTGCCCTGGCCCCCTGGGGCTACCACAATCTCCGCTGCGACTGGAGCGTCAGCACATGTTCCCCCAAGACACCCGCGCAGGGTAGCCTGGAGCTGTCCATGCAGTCGGTGCTTGAGCCGTGGAGCGCGCGGACAGCCTCGGACGTGGCACTGCCAGGTGCACTGGCCAATCTATTTGGCAAAGACCAGATCAGTCTGGAGCTGGAGAGCGCGCGGGTGCAACTTGGTCGGAACGACGCGGTGCGCGCTCAATGTTGCGCGCAGTTTGTGGTCAGTCGCGAGAGCGTCTGGCAGCACACGCGGGACGAATACATCGCGCTACGGCAGTGGCTGCTGGATGGCAGCGACGACGCCCAGtctggagcaggaggaggggaacGACGATCCCCGTCGGCCCGCCGAGCAGCACCACGGGACGATCGCATTGCCGGTCGGATATTGTCGTACGTGTGGCATATCTTGTTCATTCGGCGCGGTGCTCTTCACGCCGATGGTGGATCAGCGGCGATCGACCTGGAGCGACTGAATGGCATTGCATGTCCGCGGGCGGACGAATGCTATTGTCGGTTGTATGGCCGGTGCAATCTGGGCCGATGCAACGCCGGTAGTTGCTTTGGGCAGTATCAGTTGCCTCCGGATTTCAAGGTCCCTGCGTGGGTGACTGAGAAGGGAGGGGCTTGA
- a CDS encoding spherulation-specific family 4 protein (CAZy:GH135;~COG:S;~EggNog:ENOG410PRJ3;~InterPro:IPR021986;~PFAM:PF12138) translates to MATTTLPKSGVLVPLYIYPLTPTTWDPLYDAIAAYPELEFLVIVNPNSGPGALPCPDANYAREVARLNACPNVYPVGYIRIDYCRKPLAAACEEIDRYASWAAEYATTGLGVGGIMVDETPNHFNAAQAEYLRALHRHIKNCSGLLRDRLVVHNPGTPPDPEMADAGSDLLLVCEEPFARWQTNEVQHRLGELPYPRDRCGYMVTEVPNHHLPALVRDLRRRAAYMFVTEIVGDFYERFGPSSWGMLMESLSEQAP, encoded by the exons ATGGCCACCACGACGCTTCCCAAATCAGGCGTGCTCGTGCCCTTGTATATCTATCCCTTAACGCCGACCACCTGGGATCCACTTTATGACGC AATTGCTGCCTATCCCGAGCTCGAGTTCCTGGTGATCGTCAACCCCAACAGTGGACCGGGTGCCTTGCCGTGCCCCGATGCCAACTATGCGCGCGAAGTGGCCCGCCTGAATGCCTGCCCTAATGTCTATCCGGTCGGCTATATCCGCATCGACTATTGCCGAAAGCCATTGGCCGCTGCCTGTGAGGAGATCGATCGCTATGCCAGCTGGGCCGCCGAGTATGCCACGACGGGTTTAGGCGTGGGTGGCATCATGGTCGATGAGACTCCCAACCACTTCAATGCCGCTCAGGCCGAGTATTTGCGCGCGCTTCATCGTCACATCAAGAATTGCTCGGGGCTTCTCCGCGATCGATTG GTGGTTCACAACCCAGGTACCCCCCCAGATCCCGAGATGGCCGATGCAGGCTCAGATCTCCTGCTGGTCTGTGAGGAGCCATTTGCACGCTGGCAAACCAATGAGGTGCAACATCGTCTAGGCGAGCTTCCCTATCCTCGCGATCGCTGCGGTTACATGGTCACGGAAGTCCCGAACCATCATTTGCCTGCTCTGGTGCGTGATCTGCGTCGTCGTGCCGCCTACATGTTTGTCACGGAAATCGTAGGCGATTTCTACGAGCGCTTTGGTCCCTCCAGCTGGGGCATGTTGATGGAGTCTCTGTCGGAACAGGCAccgtag
- a CDS encoding tannase/feruloyl esterase family alpha/beta hydrolase (COG:G;~EggNog:ENOG410Q2VQ;~InterPro:IPR011118,IPR029058;~PFAM:PF07519;~SECRETED:SignalP(1-17)), whose protein sequence is MKVASLLSLALPGAALSATDSFQARCNDFQNKIDIANVTVRSVAYVAAGQNISQAEVASTCKASVQASVDLCRVTMNISTSDRSHLWAEAWLPRNYTGRFVSTGNGGLAGCVQETDLNFAANFGFATVGTNAGHDGDTAKYFLNNSEVLADFAYRSVHEGTVVGKQLTQLFYDEGYNYSYYLGCSTGGRQGYQQVQRFPDDYDGVIAGSAAMNFINLISWGAFLWKATGLADDPDFIPSDLWSVIHQEIVRQCDPVDGALDGIIEDPDFCAPVIERLICDGTTNSTSCITGAQAAKVNRALSDFYGPDGTVYYPRLNYGGEADAAYLYFTGSMYSRTEEWYKYVVYNDTNWNSSQWTLESAKLALEQNPFNIQAFDPNITAFRDRGGKLLSYHGTQDPIISSTDSKLYYRRVANALNAAPSELDEFYRFFQISGMGHCGDGTGASYIGQGYGTYTSKAPQVNLLRTMVDWVENGKAPEYMPGNKLDANGSIEYMRKHCRYPKHNVHTGPGNYTDPNSWTCV, encoded by the exons ATGAAAGTAGCCAGTCTCCTATCCCTGGCATTGCCTGGAGCAGCCCTCTCTGCGACCGACTCCTTCCAGGCACGTTGCAATGATTTCCAGAACAAGATCGACATCGCCAATGTCACCGTCAGATCGGTCGCATATGTTGCTGCGGGGCAGAACATCTCCCAAGCGGAGGTCGCCTCCACGTGTAAAGCATCGGTGCAAGCCAGTGTTGACCTGTGCCGGGTGACCATGAACATCTCCACGTCGGATCGCAGCCATCTCTGGGCTGAAGCCTGGCTGCCACGAAATTATACCGGTCGCTTCGTGAGCACGGGGAATGGAGGTCTAGCCGGAT GTGTCCAAGAAACGGACCTCAACTTTGCAGCCAACTTCGGTTTCGCCACCGTGGGCACCAACGCTGGACATGACGGGGATACGGCCAAATACTTTCTCAACAACTCGGAGGTTTTGGCCGACTTTGCCTATCGCTCAGTGCACGAAGGTACCGTGGTGGGTAAGCAACTGACTCAATTGTTTTATGATGAGGGGTACAACTACTCCTACTACCTGGGTTGCTCCACCGGTGGCCGCCAAGGTTACCAACAGGTCCAACGGTTCCCCGACGACTATGACGGAGTGATCGCGGGCTCCGCGGCAATGAACTTCATCAACCTGATCTCCTGGGGCGCCTTCTTGTGGAAGGCGACGGGGTTAGCCGATGATCCAGACTTCATCCCTTCAGATCTGTGGTCCGTAATCCACCAGGAGATTGTTCGTCAGTGCGACCCGGTCGATGGGGCTCTGGATGGGATCATCGAAGACCCTGACTTCTGCGCTCCGGTCATCGAGCGGTTGATTTGCGACGGGACTACCAACAGCACCTCTTGTATCACGGGAGCGCAGGCAGCGAAGGTCAACCGGGCCTTGAGTGACTTCTATGGCCCCGACGGGACCGTGTACTACCCGCGCCTGAACTATGGGGGTGAGGCCGACGCGGCTTACCTTTACTTCACGGGGTCGATGTACAGCCGGACCGAGGAATGGTACAAATATGTGGTCTATAACGACACCAACTGGAACTCCAGCCAATGGACATTGGAGAGTGCCAAGCTGGCCCTGGAGCAGAATCCGTTCAATATCCAGGCGTTTGATCCCAACATCACGGCCTTCCGGGACCGGGGAGGCAAGCTGCTGTCCTACCATGGCACGCAGGATCCCATCATCAGCTCCACGGACAGCAAACTCTACTACCGGCGGGTAGCGAATGCGCTGAATGCCGCGCCGTCCGAGCTAGATGAGTTCTACCGGTTCTTCCAGATCTCTGGCATGGGCCACTGCGGCGATGGCACGGGAGCATCGTATATCGGCCAAGGATATGGCACGTACACCTCCAAGGCGCCCCAAGTCAACCTGCTGCGCACGATGGTGGACTGGGTGGAAAACGGGAAGGCGCCAGAGTATATGCCGGGCAACAAGCTCGATGCGAACGGATCGATTGAGTACATGCGCAAGCACTGCCGGTATCCGAAGCATAACGTTCACACGGGGCCGGGAAACTACACCGATCCTAACTCCTGGACTTGTGTATAG
- a CDS encoding spherulation-specific family 4 protein (CAZy:GH135;~COG:U;~EggNog:ENOG410Q1SW;~InterPro:IPR021986;~PFAM:PF12138;~TransMembrane:1 (i12-37o)), which yields MPRPNLTRPRRPWCIAISIAIAVVIIIVIVVPCAVLLTRKHGGEKTNVLFPLYIYPTNDSTWDPLYESVTTHPDLNFTVIINPSSGPGSSAYPSEDYTSSVERLSTYSNVRKVGYVRTAYATRNITAVLDDVATYAGWANQSLTLAMDGIFFDEAPYDYSAAKAEYMQTISEAVKSSSGLRRDRMVIHNPGTIPDSRYENNATDVTVVFESSYQDFHTEKHSLNAMASNRTAYAYMLHSVPDNLSNGTLRSFVNQMSRKAGYLFLTTLTEDYYESFDPEGETICDVMPT from the exons ATGCCTCGCCCTAATCTCACGCGCCCCCGGCGGCCTTGGTGCATCGCTATCTCCATCGCCATTGCCGTGGTGATCATTATTGTCATTGTTGTTCCCTGCGCAGTCCTATTAACTCGCAAgcatggtggtgagaagaCGAATGTTCTATTCCCACTATACATCTACCCCACCAATGACAGTACATGGGACCCTTTATATGAATC GGTCACGACGCACCCGGACCTGAACTTCAcggtcatcatcaacccctcGAGCGGGCCCGGCTCCAGTGCGTATCCCTCGGAGGACTATACCTCCTCGGTGGAACGGCTTAGCACATATTCCAATGTACGCAAGGTTGGATATGTGCGCACAGCTTATGCCACGCGCAACATCACCGCTGTGCTGGATGATGTCGCCACTTATGCCGGGTGGGCGAATCAGTCGCTGACACTAGCGATGGACGGGATTTTCTTTGACGAAGCGCCCTATGACTACTCGGCAGCAAAGGCTGAGTACATGCAGACGATCAGCGAGGCCGTCAAGAGTTCGTCGGGATTGCGCCGAGATCGCATG GTGATCCACAATCCCGGTACCATTCCGGATAGTCGCTACGAGAACAACGCGACGGACGTCACAGTGGTGTTTGAGAGTTCCTATCAGGATTTTCACACAGAAAAGCATAGTCTGAATGCCATGGCGTCGAATCGCACGGCATATGCGTATATGCTGCACTCGGTCCCTGACAATCTCAGCAACGGCACGTTGCGCAGTTTTGTCAACCAGATGAGCCGAAAGGCCGGGTACCTGTTCCTGACCACATTGACGGAAGACTACTACGAGAGTTTCGATCCGGAGGGTGAGACCATCTGCGACGTGATGCCGACCTGA
- a CDS encoding uncharacterized protein (SECRETED:SignalP(1-29);~TransMembrane:2 (i9-27o62-82i)) produces the protein MILARMVKLALPWDLSLWFLIILQPYVENESAQLHDGDGSFYSIARERAIAQKNFLNDDNHVLILFSFCSVGLTPFFFYLVCRFSCFFPLNFPPFSIQSIELT, from the coding sequence atgatcctGGCTCGGATGGTGAAACTGGCGTTGCCTTGGGACCTGTCACTTTGGTTTCTGATTATCTTACAGCCTTACGTTGAAAACGAGTCAGCGCAACtgcatgatggtgatggttcATTCTATTCTATCGCGCGCGAAAGAGCAATTGCGCAGAAAAATTTTCTCAACGATGACAATCATGTCCTCATTCTCTTTAGCTTCTGCTCTGTTGGCTTgactcctttttttttttatttggtTTGCCGCTtctcttgtttctttcctctcaatttcccccccttctcaATCCAGTCCATTGAACTTACCTGA